In Methylomonas sp. MK1, the following are encoded in one genomic region:
- the mfd gene encoding transcription-repair coupling factor — protein MSLPPIPAAALPQQPTTVFWSGLNGCGDSLTLAQTITQEKRLLVIVTPDTQTALRLEHELAFFLDNSLPILHFPDWETLPYDVFSPLPEIISERLRTLALLPDTKRGALILSVATLMHRLAPREHILAHSFAIEVGGTLSLEVTRAKLEAVGYQCVSQVYQHGEFAVRGSILDLFPMGSKQPYRIELFDDDVESIRSFDPDTQMSQDKMQKVELFPAREFPFTDEAIKRFRQAFREQFPDASPKNNLYLDVSKQIAPAGIEYYLPLFVERTESLFAYLPKTALFVLPPKFAENAQRFYSEADERYQQRKYDTDRPLLPPTRLFLSAEEIQQHTDSFSRVVLDNQAETAHSFDCKLLPDVAIDSRLKEPAQRLRQFIEGFAGKILFVAETAGHREGLIDKLKSVKLTAKQVQSWPEFLQTDHSPCIVVAPMDHGLWLESTTAMDGGSAANRLERLPPLAIITESQLSGEKVQQRRRRQKSAARALENIFNNLDELSIGSPVVHQEHGVGRYLGLQILNVGGIDAEFLMLEYANNDKIYVPVSSLHMIGRYSGVSAENAPLHRLGTDQWSKAKKKAMERARDVAAELLDIHAKRAAREGFAFNIDNSDYNAFAAAFPFEETPDQLSAIEAILQDMAATQPMDRVVCGDVGFGKTEVAMRAAFVAVQSGKQVAVLVPTTLLAQQHYQNFRDRFADWPVRIEVTSRFVTPKQQKAIADDLADGKVDIVIGTHKLLSKEMKYKALGLVIIDEEHRFGVTQKEHFKKLRHELDLLTLTATPIPRTLNMAMAGLRDISIIATPPPNRHAIKTFVTEWIDSQVQEACQREIKRGGQVFFLHNDVKSMEKMMRELSELVPEARIQIAHGQMAERELEQIMLDFYHQRFNLLIASTIIESGIDIPSANTIVINRADKLGLAQLHQLRGRVGRSHHRAYAYCIVPPKSLMTKDAIKRLEAFETSGELGAGFMLSSHDMEIRGAGELLGDEQSGQIQEIGFTMYTELLERAVKALKSGKQPELDAPLDTGPEVDLQIAALIPEDYLPDIHARLVLYKRIASAETEDDLRKLKIEMIDRFGLLPDQVKALFAITELKQQAAHLGIRKIEAHATGGRIVFTATPQIDTGELILMIQSQSQVYKFDGADKLRFTQAFKDMEDKVVFLEKLLARLGAKA, from the coding sequence ATGTCCTTACCGCCAATACCCGCCGCGGCATTGCCGCAGCAACCCACCACGGTATTCTGGAGCGGCCTGAACGGTTGCGGCGACTCCCTGACGCTGGCCCAAACAATTACCCAGGAAAAACGCCTGCTGGTCATCGTCACGCCGGACACGCAAACCGCGTTGCGCCTGGAACACGAGCTGGCGTTCTTTTTAGACAACAGCCTGCCGATTCTGCATTTTCCGGATTGGGAAACCTTGCCCTACGATGTATTCTCGCCGTTGCCGGAGATTATCTCCGAGCGCTTGCGCACTTTAGCGCTGCTGCCCGACACCAAACGCGGCGCGCTGATCCTGTCAGTGGCGACGCTAATGCACCGGCTGGCGCCGCGCGAGCATATTCTGGCCCATAGTTTTGCGATCGAAGTCGGCGGCACTTTAAGCCTGGAAGTCACCCGCGCCAAGCTGGAAGCAGTGGGCTATCAATGCGTGTCGCAAGTCTATCAACACGGCGAATTTGCGGTGCGCGGCTCCATCCTGGATTTGTTCCCGATGGGTTCCAAGCAGCCCTACCGCATCGAATTGTTCGACGACGACGTGGAATCGATCCGCAGCTTCGACCCCGACACGCAAATGTCGCAAGACAAAATGCAGAAAGTCGAGCTGTTTCCGGCCCGGGAGTTTCCGTTTACCGACGAAGCCATCAAACGCTTCCGCCAAGCCTTCCGCGAGCAATTCCCGGACGCTTCGCCCAAGAACAATCTGTATCTGGATGTTTCCAAGCAAATCGCCCCGGCCGGCATCGAATATTACTTGCCGCTGTTCGTCGAACGCACCGAATCGCTGTTTGCCTATTTACCGAAGACTGCATTGTTCGTACTGCCGCCCAAATTTGCCGAAAACGCCCAGCGTTTTTACAGCGAAGCCGACGAACGCTATCAACAACGCAAATACGATACCGACCGGCCCTTGTTGCCGCCAACGCGCCTATTTTTGTCAGCGGAGGAAATCCAGCAACACACCGATAGCTTTAGTCGCGTAGTGCTGGACAACCAAGCAGAAACCGCCCACTCCTTCGACTGCAAGTTGCTGCCGGATGTCGCTATCGACAGCCGTTTGAAAGAACCCGCCCAACGCCTGCGCCAATTCATCGAAGGCTTTGCCGGCAAGATCCTGTTTGTCGCTGAGACCGCCGGCCACCGCGAAGGCCTTATCGACAAACTGAAAAGCGTCAAACTCACTGCGAAACAAGTACAAAGCTGGCCGGAGTTTCTCCAAACCGATCATTCACCATGCATAGTCGTCGCGCCGATGGATCATGGGCTTTGGCTTGAAAGTACGACCGCCATGGATGGTGGAAGTGCGGCAAATCGTCTGGAACGATTGCCGCCGCTCGCCATCATCACCGAAAGCCAACTCAGCGGTGAAAAAGTTCAACAACGCCGGCGCCGACAAAAATCGGCGGCCCGAGCGCTGGAAAACATTTTCAACAATCTCGACGAGCTAAGTATCGGTTCGCCGGTGGTGCACCAGGAACACGGCGTTGGCCGTTACCTGGGCTTGCAAATCCTCAACGTCGGCGGCATCGACGCCGAATTTTTGATGCTGGAATACGCCAATAATGACAAGATTTATGTGCCGGTATCGTCCTTGCACATGATCGGTCGTTACAGCGGCGTCAGCGCCGAAAATGCGCCGCTGCATCGTTTAGGCACCGATCAATGGAGCAAGGCCAAGAAAAAAGCCATGGAGCGCGCCCGCGACGTGGCCGCCGAATTGCTGGACATCCACGCCAAACGCGCGGCCCGCGAAGGCTTTGCTTTTAACATCGACAACAGCGACTACAACGCTTTCGCCGCCGCCTTCCCCTTCGAGGAAACCCCGGATCAGCTCAGCGCCATCGAAGCCATTCTGCAAGATATGGCCGCCACCCAACCGATGGATCGCGTGGTCTGCGGGGATGTCGGTTTCGGCAAAACCGAGGTGGCGATGCGCGCGGCATTCGTGGCAGTGCAAAGCGGCAAACAAGTCGCCGTACTGGTGCCCACCACCCTGCTCGCCCAACAGCATTATCAAAATTTTCGCGACCGCTTCGCCGACTGGCCGGTGCGCATCGAAGTCACCTCGCGCTTCGTTACGCCTAAACAGCAAAAAGCCATCGCCGACGACTTGGCAGACGGCAAGGTCGACATCGTCATCGGCACGCATAAATTGCTGTCCAAGGAGATGAAATACAAAGCCCTGGGCCTGGTGATCATCGACGAAGAACACCGCTTTGGCGTCACGCAAAAAGAGCACTTCAAAAAACTGCGCCACGAGTTGGACTTGCTGACGCTGACCGCGACACCAATCCCGCGCACCTTGAACATGGCCATGGCCGGCCTGCGTGACATTTCCATCATCGCCACACCACCGCCGAACCGTCACGCCATCAAGACCTTCGTCACCGAATGGATAGACTCGCAAGTGCAGGAAGCCTGCCAACGGGAAATCAAACGCGGCGGCCAGGTGTTTTTCCTGCACAACGACGTGAAAAGCATGGAGAAAATGATGCGCGAGCTGAGCGAACTGGTGCCGGAAGCGCGGATTCAGATCGCCCACGGCCAGATGGCCGAACGCGAGCTGGAGCAGATCATGCTGGATTTTTATCACCAGCGTTTCAATCTGCTGATTGCCAGTACCATCATCGAAAGCGGCATCGACATCCCCAGCGCCAACACCATCGTCATCAACCGCGCCGACAAGCTCGGCCTGGCTCAATTGCATCAGTTGCGCGGCCGGGTCGGCCGCTCGCATCACCGCGCTTATGCTTACTGCATCGTGCCGCCGAAATCCTTGATGACCAAGGACGCCATCAAACGCCTTGAAGCCTTCGAGACCTCCGGCGAACTGGGCGCCGGCTTCATGCTGTCCTCGCACGACATGGAAATCCGCGGCGCCGGGGAGTTGCTGGGCGACGAGCAGAGCGGGCAGATCCAGGAAATCGGTTTTACCATGTACACCGAGTTGCTGGAACGCGCGGTGAAAGCCTTGAAATCCGGCAAACAACCGGAACTGGACGCGCCGCTGGATACCGGCCCGGAAGTGGATTTGCAAATTGCCGCGCTGATCCCGGAAGACTACTTGCCGGACATCCACGCCCGTCTGGTGTTATACAAACGCATCGCCAGCGCCGAAACCGAAGACGATTTGCGCAAGTTAAAAATCGAAATGATCGACCGCTTCGGCTTATTGCCGGATCAAGTCAAAGCCTTGTTCGCCATCACCGAACTGAAACAACAAGCCGCGCACCTAGGCATCCGTAAAATCGAAGCCCACGCAACCGGTGGCCGCATCGTGTTTACCGCCACGCCGCAAATCGATACCGGCGAGTTGATCTTGATGATTCAAAGCCAGTCGCAGGTTTATAAATTCGATGGCGCGGATAAGTTGCGCTTTACCCAAGCCTTTAAGGATATGGAGGATAAGGTGGTGTTTTTGGAGAAATTGTTGGCGAGGCTGGGGGCGAAGGCTTAA
- a CDS encoding type II toxin-antitoxin system HicA family toxin gives MNAKHTKTLQAIFAKPTSATLEWQRIESLFAAIGCEVIEGRGSRVRFVFQGRIATFHRPHPSKEAKPYQVEQARDFLSSIGVRP, from the coding sequence ATGAACGCAAAGCACACCAAGACCTTGCAAGCCATCTTTGCCAAACCCACTTCAGCCACACTGGAATGGCAACGCATCGAATCGCTTTTTGCCGCAATAGGTTGCGAGGTAATTGAGGGGCGTGGGTCGCGAGTACGTTTTGTATTCCAAGGCCGAATCGCGACATTCCATCGCCCTCACCCAAGCAAGGAAGCCAAACCCTACCAAGTCGAGCAGGCTCGCGATTTTTTATCTTCTATTGGAGTCAGACCATGA
- a CDS encoding type II toxin-antitoxin system HicB family antitoxin, which yields MNTMTYKGYTARIDFDDRNNLLVGRLLGIQDVIGFHADTVTELRSAFEEAVDDYLEACARIGKSPEKPASGKLMLRIPPEIHAAALLTAKAKGKSLNQWATEVLNEASHI from the coding sequence ATGAACACCATGACTTACAAAGGCTATACCGCCCGCATCGATTTCGACGACAGAAACAACTTGTTGGTTGGGCGCTTGCTGGGCATTCAAGATGTCATCGGCTTTCATGCCGATACGGTGACCGAATTGCGCAGCGCTTTCGAGGAAGCGGTTGACGACTATCTGGAAGCTTGCGCCCGCATCGGCAAATCGCCGGAAAAACCGGCTAGCGGCAAACTGATGCTGCGCATACCGCCCGAAATCCATGCAGCAGCGCTATTAACCGCTAAAGCGAAAGGGAAAAGTCTGAATCAGTGGGCAACGGAAGTGTTGAATGAAGCGTCACACATCTGA
- a CDS encoding LamG-like jellyroll fold domain-containing protein: protein MKIITALFALSMPLLYAVPSHAALVAFYTFDGNAIDVTGNGNDGVVNGATLAGGYEGQAYRFDGLNDYISIPLNLNSSNMASVTMGAWANASNLGSIRTVISHDDGGYDRDLNIDSRGAGSGYRYSVFTGSGVDSVGPDPAPTNQWVFVSARYDSAAHTVTLDVGNERATFAATPGAGFNTARIGGSPIHGGAEFFSGLIDNVFVYDEVLSNDKIDQIRLGGVAAIQPVPVPGAFWLFGAGISGFLGLNRRRSIKPAQ, encoded by the coding sequence ATGAAGATTATTACTGCGCTATTTGCTTTGAGCATGCCTTTACTCTACGCAGTGCCGTCACACGCTGCTTTGGTTGCATTTTATACCTTTGATGGTAACGCAATTGATGTTACTGGGAACGGGAATGATGGGGTGGTCAATGGCGCTACGTTGGCTGGCGGTTACGAGGGACAAGCATATCGCTTCGATGGCTTAAACGATTACATTTCAATTCCACTCAACCTAAATTCATCGAATATGGCAAGTGTTACGATGGGAGCATGGGCTAACGCTTCAAATTTAGGCAGCATCAGAACAGTTATATCGCATGACGACGGAGGCTATGACCGAGATTTAAACATAGATTCTCGTGGCGCTGGCAGCGGTTACCGCTATTCTGTATTCACAGGTAGTGGGGTTGATTCAGTCGGGCCTGATCCAGCTCCTACAAATCAGTGGGTGTTTGTTTCAGCACGTTACGATAGTGCGGCCCATACTGTAACCCTGGATGTTGGTAACGAGCGAGCTACGTTTGCAGCCACTCCTGGGGCTGGATTCAATACCGCCAGAATTGGGGGAAGTCCTATTCACGGTGGAGCTGAGTTTTTTAGTGGTTTGATCGACAACGTTTTTGTTTATGACGAAGTTCTGAGCAATGACAAAATTGATCAAATTAGGCTTGGTGGCGTTGCAGCTATACAGCCGGTGCCTGTTCCTGGTGCATTTTGGTTATTTGGCGCAGGTATATCCGGATTCCTAGGCCTAAACCGTCGCAGAAGTATTAAACCAGCTCAATAA
- a CDS encoding DUF2283 domain-containing protein: MKLRYDQATDSLYIHLADRPSVDSDEVSDGVVLDYDENGTLVGIDLQHASQKADIESLALVHLPLRNLQAA; encoded by the coding sequence ATGAAATTACGTTACGACCAAGCGACTGATTCCCTTTACATCCATTTAGCTGACAGGCCTTCGGTCGACTCCGACGAAGTCAGCGATGGTGTGGTTTTGGACTACGATGAAAATGGCACCCTGGTTGGCATCGACCTGCAGCACGCCAGCCAAAAAGCGGATATTGAGTCGTTGGCCTTAGTGCATTTGCCGTTAAGGAATTTGCAGGCGGCTTGA
- a CDS encoding Uma2 family endonuclease, producing the protein MALAEKLKLSAEDYLQGEASAQIKHEYLDGEVWAMVGASDAHVSIAMNLAFLLKQTLKDTPCRAYISDMKVNVAKANAFFYPDVLVTCEAKDRDNRLFKQHPLFIAEVLSPSTEGFDRGGKFAAYRQLDSLQHYWLIDSQSQAIDCFELTAQGWLLHSFSNIGDRLPLAGLNITLDLNAIYEDVLLDLADQV; encoded by the coding sequence ATGGCTCTGGCAGAGAAATTAAAACTAAGCGCGGAAGACTACCTGCAAGGCGAGGCCTCGGCGCAAATAAAACATGAATATCTCGACGGCGAGGTTTGGGCCATGGTCGGTGCCAGCGATGCGCATGTTTCGATTGCGATGAATCTGGCGTTTCTTCTTAAACAAACACTAAAAGACACTCCTTGCCGCGCCTATATTTCCGACATGAAAGTCAATGTTGCTAAAGCCAACGCGTTTTTTTACCCCGATGTGCTGGTGACCTGCGAAGCCAAAGACCGCGACAACCGCCTGTTTAAACAACATCCGCTATTCATCGCCGAAGTACTATCTCCTTCCACCGAAGGTTTTGATCGCGGCGGCAAATTCGCCGCCTACCGCCAACTGGACAGCCTACAACATTATTGGCTGATCGACAGCCAAAGCCAAGCGATCGACTGTTTCGAGCTTACCGCGCAAGGCTGGTTGTTGCATAGTTTTTCCAACATCGGCGACCGTCTGCCGCTAGCCGGCTTGAACATTACGCTGGATTTAAACGCGATTTATGAGGACGTGCTGTTGGATCTTGCCGATCAGGTATGA
- the gpmI gene encoding 2,3-bisphosphoglycerate-independent phosphoglycerate mutase gives MKLAKSSRFPACPGPVVTIVLDGVGISPREDGDAVKAARTPNLDRYMASYPMTKLLAHGTAVGMPSDEDMGNSEVGHNAFGAGRVFAQGAKLVAESISSGHLWQGQAWHDVVATAKQGGTLHFLGLFSDGNVHSHIDHLKAMIERAKQEGVAKVRLHILLDGRDVGETSALEYVDPFEAYLDGLRSTEFDVAIASGGGRMQITMDRYEADWSMVKRGWDIHVLGLGRQFASAHEAIETFRTEANVIDQDLPGFVIAKDGKPLGTIVDGDAVVFFNFRGDRSIEISRAFIEEQFSPFERGPLLKVTYAGMMQYDGDTKLPPRFLVEPPTIDRTLGEYLAKNGISQYAISETQKFGHVTYFWNGNRSGKFDEASETYVEIPSDVVPFEQRPWMKCAEITDTLIDAVRSGKYKYLRVNYANGDMVGHTGNFEAAVTAMQGLDLQLARLIPVILEMNGTAIITADHGNADEMYELDKKGNVTRNAEGRTKAKTSHTLNPVPFVLVSGENPGFTLRQDLPKAGLSNVAATILNLLGFEAPEDYDPSLIEAN, from the coding sequence ATGAAATTAGCAAAATCTTCCCGTTTTCCCGCCTGCCCCGGTCCTGTCGTTACCATCGTGCTGGATGGCGTGGGTATTTCGCCGCGCGAAGACGGCGATGCAGTGAAAGCCGCGCGCACACCTAATCTGGACCGTTACATGGCCAGCTATCCCATGACCAAACTGCTGGCGCACGGCACCGCTGTCGGCATGCCCAGCGACGAAGATATGGGCAATAGCGAAGTCGGCCACAATGCCTTCGGCGCCGGTCGTGTGTTTGCCCAAGGCGCAAAATTGGTCGCCGAATCCATCAGCAGCGGCCATCTCTGGCAAGGCCAAGCCTGGCACGATGTGGTCGCCACCGCCAAACAAGGCGGCACTTTGCATTTCTTAGGTCTGTTCTCCGACGGCAACGTGCATTCGCACATCGATCACTTAAAAGCGATGATCGAACGCGCAAAGCAAGAAGGTGTAGCCAAAGTACGCCTGCATATCCTGCTGGATGGGCGCGATGTCGGCGAGACTTCTGCCTTGGAGTATGTCGATCCGTTCGAAGCTTATCTGGACGGTTTGCGTAGCACTGAGTTCGACGTGGCGATTGCCTCGGGCGGCGGCCGGATGCAGATCACCATGGACCGCTACGAAGCCGACTGGAGCATGGTCAAGCGCGGCTGGGACATTCACGTACTGGGTCTGGGCAGACAATTTGCCAGTGCCCACGAAGCGATTGAAACCTTCCGCACCGAAGCCAACGTCATCGACCAGGATTTGCCTGGCTTCGTGATTGCCAAAGACGGCAAACCGCTAGGTACTATCGTTGACGGCGATGCGGTGGTGTTTTTTAACTTCCGCGGCGACCGGTCTATCGAAATCTCCCGCGCCTTCATCGAAGAGCAATTCAGCCCATTCGAGCGCGGCCCACTGCTGAAAGTGACTTATGCCGGCATGATGCAATACGACGGCGACACCAAATTACCGCCACGCTTTTTGGTAGAGCCACCCACCATTGACCGCACCTTGGGCGAATATCTAGCTAAAAACGGCATCAGCCAATACGCGATCAGCGAAACCCAAAAATTCGGTCATGTGACCTATTTCTGGAACGGCAACCGCTCCGGCAAGTTCGACGAGGCTTCCGAAACCTATGTAGAAATCCCCAGCGACGTCGTGCCCTTCGAACAACGGCCCTGGATGAAATGCGCGGAAATCACCGATACCTTGATAGACGCTGTGCGCAGCGGCAAATACAAATACCTGCGGGTCAATTACGCCAATGGCGACATGGTCGGCCATACCGGTAACTTCGAAGCGGCGGTTACCGCCATGCAAGGTCTGGATTTGCAATTGGCGCGCTTGATTCCAGTGATTCTGGAAATGAACGGCACCGCCATCATCACCGCCGACCACGGCAATGCCGATGAAATGTACGAGTTGGACAAAAAAGGCAATGTGACTCGCAACGCCGAAGGCCGCACCAAAGCCAAGACCTCGCACACCTTAAACCCCGTGCCGTTTGTGCTGGTTTCCGGGGAAAATCCAGGTTTCACATTACGTCAGGACTTGCCGAAAGCGGGTCTGTCGAACGTGGCGGCGACCATTTTGAATCTGCTGGGTTTTGAAGCACCGGAAGATTACGATCCCAGCTTGATCGAAGCCAACTAA